From a region of the Butyrivibrio sp. AE3004 genome:
- a CDS encoding DUF6020 family protein, with the protein MRLLKGLPFILKRIIADMCGVEIKDLKNALVSFFCTWGLQLLCGITVRNPMTLVFFAAFFYIGRKVQNGKRKGKEVATIVSLILAVTVSFTFGKNAVAGFDSSLFRLLGTGIMLIGLFFSYFRILQLIFGIGVAFGNETETKNYSAAYHDDRIVFVISAIICFLFWMPYFLYEFPGIMTADSIVQYEQIIGVNSWSNHHPVVHTLVIGFFYRLGLGITGDANKAISFYTLAQMIFLAMCCGRVVICVKGILGNLRGALPALLFFALVPFNAVFAVTIWKDVPFAGIMMLMGCRLITMAKKDRVSGVDVAVLAAEAVMVSLFRSNGWYGFLISVPFIIYVFRKDVVKIIAALLASIIIVIIIKGPVMNGAGVTQPDFTESLSLPLQQIARVLVNDRTLSREEKELVDKVIDTTYIHELYAPDFADNIKELVRAGHPEVIEENKAVYLGLWIRLGLRYPADYIRAWFDLEGGYVYSDIPYEVGNIDGIMPNGYGLVQTPLIGGKAVVKGKEILIKLGSFVPLYGMLWCAGAYTWLVVYLLILILRKNKEEKIKKYLPFAILQAAVIFTLLIAAPMVDFRYEYGIVMLMPLTVAICVIINKAEKENLKLD; encoded by the coding sequence ATGCGACTCCTTAAGGGGCTACCATTTATTCTAAAAAGGATTATAGCAGATATGTGTGGTGTAGAGATAAAAGATTTAAAGAATGCTTTAGTTTCGTTCTTTTGCACATGGGGGCTACAGCTTTTATGTGGGATTACAGTCAGAAATCCTATGACATTGGTTTTCTTTGCGGCATTTTTTTATATCGGAAGAAAGGTACAAAACGGAAAACGTAAGGGAAAAGAAGTAGCGACAATTGTATCGCTTATTTTGGCGGTGACAGTTTCTTTTACTTTTGGAAAAAATGCAGTGGCGGGGTTTGACAGCTCTCTGTTCAGGCTTCTTGGAACAGGAATAATGCTGATTGGACTTTTTTTTTCATATTTTAGGATCCTGCAGCTTATTTTTGGAATAGGGGTTGCTTTTGGGAATGAAACTGAAACAAAAAATTATTCTGCTGCTTATCATGATGACAGAATAGTATTTGTCATATCAGCGATTATATGTTTTTTATTTTGGATGCCATACTTTTTATATGAATTTCCCGGAATAATGACAGCTGATTCAATTGTCCAATATGAGCAGATAATAGGTGTAAACAGCTGGTCTAATCATCATCCTGTAGTGCACACGCTTGTAATTGGCTTTTTTTACAGGCTTGGACTTGGAATAACCGGGGATGCTAATAAGGCGATAAGCTTTTATACTCTTGCTCAGATGATATTTCTGGCTATGTGCTGCGGACGAGTGGTAATCTGTGTAAAAGGGATTCTGGGTAACCTAAGAGGTGCTTTACCGGCTCTTTTATTTTTTGCCCTTGTGCCCTTTAACGCTGTTTTTGCCGTTACAATCTGGAAGGATGTGCCCTTTGCCGGAATTATGATGCTTATGGGATGCAGACTTATAACAATGGCAAAAAAGGACAGGGTGTCCGGTGTTGATGTGGCGGTTCTTGCCGCAGAAGCTGTTATGGTTTCGCTTTTCAGATCAAACGGATGGTATGGCTTTTTGATAAGCGTGCCTTTTATAATTTACGTGTTCAGAAAAGATGTTGTGAAAATTATAGCTGCACTTTTGGCATCGATTATCATAGTAATTATCATAAAAGGTCCTGTAATGAACGGAGCGGGAGTGACACAGCCGGATTTTACCGAGTCACTTTCTCTTCCTTTACAGCAGATAGCGAGAGTACTTGTAAATGACAGAACACTCTCCCGGGAAGAAAAAGAGCTTGTGGATAAGGTTATTGACACAACGTATATACACGAACTATATGCACCCGATTTTGCGGATAATATAAAGGAGCTTGTAAGAGCTGGGCATCCCGAGGTAATAGAGGAAAATAAAGCAGTTTATCTGGGACTCTGGATAAGACTGGGACTTAGATATCCTGCAGATTATATCCGGGCATGGTTTGACTTGGAAGGCGGATACGTGTATTCTGATATTCCCTACGAAGTTGGAAATATTGATGGGATAATGCCTAATGGCTACGGCCTTGTTCAGACACCTCTTATCGGAGGAAAGGCAGTAGTAAAGGGTAAGGAGATACTTATTAAGCTTGGAAGCTTTGTGCCGTTGTATGGGATGCTTTGGTGTGCGGGTGCGTATACATGGCTGGTGGTGTATCTTCTGATATTGATATTAAGAAAGAATAAAGAAGAAAAAATAAAAAAGTACCTTCCGTTTGCTATTTTGCAGGCGGCGGTTATTTTTACTCTTCTTATTGCAGCTCCTATGGTTGATTTTAGGTATGAATACGGAATTGTAATGCTGATGCCGCTTACAGTGGCGATTTGTGTTATTATTAATAAAGCAGAAAAAGAAAATTTGAAATTGGACTAA
- a CDS encoding AI-2E family transporter — MNQKWFPYTVASCAAVIVFLGLSHINLLFNGIKILGKYFSPVITGLILAYVIHPLVAFFERTILSKIKKEGIKRSLAILLSFLVILLFIAVLMLALIPQLVDSVSTFISNLNGYASSLEELLNKFSASASHYNINLSGITSRINTFLSQFTQKLPTALSQIINVSAGIGQGFFNFILGSILAIYFLSGQDKLLAGTTRLLKLYIKSPTYEKMGDFWNTSNDILKRYIAGDILDGLIVGIVNWIFMIITGMSYSVLISLFVGVTNLAPTFGPIVGAIFGSFILVLVNPMHALIFLIFTIVLQTIDGYIIKPKLFGDTLGVSAVWILVTLVVGGRMFGVAGIMLAIPFAAIFNFSYQEWIQKKEAQVASKNESSKED; from the coding sequence ATGAACCAGAAATGGTTTCCTTACACCGTGGCTTCATGTGCTGCTGTCATTGTTTTTTTGGGGCTTTCGCATATTAACCTTTTATTCAATGGCATAAAAATACTTGGAAAATACTTCTCACCTGTTATAACAGGGCTCATTCTGGCATATGTTATACACCCACTGGTTGCCTTTTTTGAGAGAACTATTCTTTCTAAAATAAAAAAAGAAGGCATAAAAAGGTCTTTGGCAATTCTCCTGTCATTTTTAGTCATACTCCTTTTTATAGCCGTACTTATGCTGGCTCTCATACCTCAGCTTGTTGACAGTGTTTCAACCTTTATTTCAAACCTCAACGGCTATGCTTCATCACTCGAGGAACTCCTCAACAAATTTAGTGCAAGTGCCAGCCATTATAATATCAATCTATCCGGTATAACCAGCAGGATCAATACCTTCCTGTCACAGTTTACACAAAAGCTCCCTACTGCCTTATCCCAGATAATAAATGTCTCAGCAGGAATCGGACAGGGATTTTTTAATTTCATACTTGGTTCAATTCTCGCAATATATTTTCTGTCAGGGCAGGATAAGCTTCTTGCAGGAACAACAAGACTTTTGAAGCTTTACATAAAATCTCCTACATATGAAAAAATGGGTGACTTCTGGAATACCAGTAATGACATCCTTAAGCGCTACATTGCAGGAGATATTTTAGATGGTCTTATAGTGGGTATTGTGAACTGGATTTTCATGATCATAACAGGCATGTCATACTCTGTTCTAATATCACTTTTTGTAGGTGTTACCAATCTTGCTCCCACCTTCGGTCCAATCGTCGGTGCCATATTCGGTAGCTTTATACTTGTACTTGTTAATCCTATGCATGCACTTATATTTCTGATTTTCACCATAGTACTTCAGACTATTGACGGATATATCATAAAGCCCAAGCTCTTCGGCGATACCCTTGGAGTATCAGCTGTATGGATACTTGTGACTTTGGTAGTGGGCGGCAGAATGTTCGGAGTTGCAGGCATCATGCTTGCCATCCCTTTTGCTGCGATTTTCAATTTTTCATATCAGGAATGGATTCAGAAAAAGGAAGCCCAGGTTGCTTCAAAGAATGAATCGTCCAAAGAGGACTAA